The DNA window TCCGGGAAAATGAACTACACTTAATAATGACTTATTAGTTCACAATCCAGCTTtctaaattcctgaaaatttttcaagatcaCTAAACATATTTTTGGACATTTCTCCCAACATTGATGATaagagggaaaattttaaaaagtgccGCGGGGATCCAGAAATCagtagaaaaaaattagatactATGCTGCAGAGTGAACAAAAAGTATggaaacaaatttcaaaatctttccCCCTCTTCTTGCTCATCATGGCTCAAGGTCATTACAATCTTTTTAAAGTTGTCCTGTGATAATTGTATTGTCAAGTTGACAAAAAAAAGTCAGGAGACAGTGGCAAGTGGCTACTCTAGTTCGCACGCCGtttttttcagctaatttttgTGCATTAAAAAATTGTTACTTGGTGGTGTGAGATAGTTTGACTcttttttaggtgaaattttagACAGTTTCTTTTCCCTTTAATTAATTCGTGAAAATGTTCCTCAATTACGGTGCACCAATTTTCTGATGTATACTTATAGTCACGTTTGTGTTAAACAATCATGTAAGTGATTTTTTGAGGTGCAAAGTGATTCCAAAAACCACGTATATTTTAACCTACAGCTTTCACGAGTATTAAGTGCCAGGTACCTAAGTTTAAAATGTTGTCCTTTAGTCGATAGATGAAACCTATACCTGTCCGATGTATGTCCTTCAATaccgtttttaatttttaaggattcATCAATTATGTTTGTCGAAACTGCACGCATTTGAACCTTTCATTTGCGTTTTTCTTCCACAAAGAACTCCTTAATTATTTTCTGTACACTCCTTACTGTTTCTACTTGCGCCCCAGTGCAGCTATATTTTGTCGAACGAGCTGTAAATTTTGCAAGCAATCATTGGCAAACCTTTTGTGAGCTTAGATAGCATcacatgaaaatgaaggcgctccaagccaaAATTGGGTTTGGAATGAAGGTTGCAATTTTATTATACTGTACTAATTTAGGGCTAAGACCTAGGCTCAATAAAAAATCAGACTTACtgcgaagaaaaaaacacacagcGCTTCTATTTCCACGAAatcacgaaaataaaaattagacaCCCTCAACTGAAACaggttctttttctttttgaagggGAAACGTAAGTTAAATGATAATGGAAGTTTTCGCAAGAGGAGGAATTTTCCCAATTTGGTGAATAAAAGGAAGGAGTGAGAAGAAAATGAGATTACAAAGGGGGGATTTAAGGAGAGTGAAAAACTAAAACTTGTTTATGTCGTTAAGAAATTTTAATGTAATTAAGTACTGTTACTTCAAGTAGGTACTAAATAcaactttagaaaattatgGTAACTAAATTTGACACATCCAATGCATTATTTTACCTAAATAATTGTTAAAACTAATAGTCTACTACTACATATGACACTCATGAGACCATACGGAAGGGTATAGCTAGTAAAACGATTAAAGTATAtctaaagaataaaaaaatttgagcacACGATTTCCATACTCGCAAAATTTATGGCGCTTGTACCTTCAATAATATGTGTCTTATTTATAAACCTCTTTTTactgaaagaaaatacattagtTTTCACAACCGTACTTATCAACCTCATGTTTGAGGGGAAGGAATAAATTTTACCGGTTGGATGGAACAAGAGAAATTTGATCACACGGAAATGAGAGGAAGCTGAACAAATGTTTGGACATCCATGTAGAATGAGAAATGACCATTAAAGCTAAATATTCAACGGGAATGTATCATTCCTTGTTATTTGTGCATACTTAGAATAACATCAGGTTTACCTATTTCACTCCAAAGGACTAGGAATATTAGTTCATGATAAAGTAAGTGGACCGACAATGCACCAAACTTTGTATCTTgcttgcaatgtttcaaaatctctttcatatttcattttttgtacgAAGAACGAAACAAAatgattccttgaaattttcaaagacaaTTCCGCGCATACAGAGTAGACAAATCACATAAGTTGTTAGGGAGCaacgttgaatagtttttcaatgaaaaaacgaagtatgacagaaagctTGCAACGCCGTAAACAAAGATACGTGATTTGGGGATTTCGCCGTTGATATGTTTCCAGCtcgaaatattgaaattttatcatgtTTAAAAATACAACGtcctcattgaaaaatgcaaaagagaATCGGTTTAAAGCCGAAAGGCAAGTGTTTGACTCACTCATTAATTTATGAGTGGAATTATAGGTAGGTAAATGGATAAAATTGGGCAACATCGATGAGTACACACGCTAATAACTCGTCCTCTGTACGTTGATCTCAATTGAAGGATACAAAAAACCGGTAGCATGTACCAGGTTCGAGGACATTAAATCAGAGCTGGAATGTTTTGAACAAAGCAGAAAATGAATAGCTCCTCAACATGTTGCCCATCACTGTACTCATATGACAGCAAGCACTGGATTCGTGAAGAAATTGGTATATTATGAGATCATACATTTTCGCAGACTTTtgtaaaaattctgattaacataaatctgaattttttttaaaaagaaatcaatAATCTTTCGTTATGAAcataaatctgaatttttttttaaaagaaattcatGAACTTTCATCGGACTTTGGACGGGGAAGACAAAGTTCATCCATTCTCTGCGCGATTTCTATTCATCTTGTTTATGTGACTCGATAGAACTTACGCTaaaggaaaatcaattttcttttgaagcaCTCATATTTTACTGAAAGGACGGGATAAATACTGTACAGGCTGACATGAATTAATAACAAAGTAACTATATAATCaggaaataagagaaaaaagaagactATTTGAGTCAAAAAATATAGCCTCTGCAAGTGTTGACTTAGAATTACGGATGTAAATTTTGTGAGGCATCAACAATATTATTCTTTCCTGTATCTATGACAGAGCGTTCACTTCAAACCAAGACGTTGTTCAAAGTATTGAACTACTGGACTAAAGTACTTTGTTAACACAATTCTAGTGTTTCTCTTTTAACTAAACAAAGGTGTCCGTGGTACACTGGTACAGTTACGAGTACATCTAAAGTGGACTTACAAAAATTCCAAGGGCAAGCTCATAAAATAATTTATGCTCCCTTTTCCCGCAAAATACAAATTGATAGCTATACCTCAAGATTACACAAGTAAGAGAGAGCGCAGACAGtaacaaattaaattatgaaatatGGTTGAGTCATACCAGTTAAATAATAGAGAATAACAAAGCATGATAGaaacagataaaaaataaaacattaaattgatgaactataaaaatattctttttatGTGCACATTTACTTGAAATGATTCTCATCTAATGACTAGCTTTACACAAAACACATGAATAAATAATACTTAACCCACGTAATTGAAGAGTATAGGAAGAAATTATAATGGCACCGTGACAAAGATTACTGCAGAACAGCAGCCGTGAAAGGAGCCTTTTCAGGATACCTGCCTTTAAGACCCGAATTTTTACCACCGCCCCTCTTCCTTTCATTGCGTCTCTATAATGCGACAATGTTTATAAATCGAGTATAGGGATCGacataaattataaattttagatACGGTTTTGTCTTGTGAGTTTGTGAGTTGTCTTGTGAGTCTCTTGAACTCGTTGGAAACAATTTGAAGACTCAAATTTATACATCACATCACTCGTTGGCACAATGATCACGTTCTCCGACGTAAGCATAAGTAGGTAAgataaaaaatatagaaaattgagagaaatgAAGAAGTTAGAACGCATACGTTGAAACCTATGATGATGCCTTTTGATATTTGGCTCAAAAAAAGAGCAACATATTTCTtagtttactttaatttttcttttttaaaaaaatgcaaaaaaaacaaaagaccAACAGAAACTTAACAAAGCTCCGCCTGTATTTGATAAATTGTAATTCAGCTTCAATTTTTGgacttactttttaattttcggTCCTGATTTGCCGAATTGTTAAATTGGACTAGAAAATGATCATTTCGGACTTACTTTAATTTTCACAAAGAAAAGCTCGCTTTGAAATTTCCATCTTAATTGCAAGTTCTTTCTGATCTAGAAAATTGAAGCcgttgaaaaaattttcagtaactCGGTTCCTCTGCTCTCCAGAATGCAGAACGGGCCAAATCAATTCAGGGAAAGGAACCAAATACACAATTCAATTCCTCTCAgatttcaaatggaaaaatcattttactttttattacttttttcctctctctttaaagaaaggaaccaattgGTTACCGATGCTTATGGTGTTCCTCGAGCAACTAACAAGCATCCCCTTTGTTTTGCCAACAAACTCGGCTCCTTCCTCTTGAACAGTTTCCAGTTCTTCGTTCTTTCCGAATTCCAGTCGGCTATACAACAGCTTTGGCTGCCGATCGGATCGACCCGGCCGGAAAAAATACGCTACTTCAATGGAAAAGCCTGTATCAAACACTTAAACCTAGCGCTGAAAACATGCGTATAAAATCCTAACCAATTTTGACGGGCGACGGAACGGCCCCGCCAACCTAACCTAGAACTCTATTCAGGAAGTACGGGTAGAAGGAATGGTGTTGCGGGTGGATGAGGAGCCGACCCCGGTTGGGTCTCTCGGGGACGTCATCAGTGGACTCGAGGAATCCGCGGTGGTGTCTCTCCGTCGTTGGTGCCGCCATCGACGGCTCTGTTGACGTTGCCTCCAGCTTGAGCTGGTCCTTCACGACCAGCTTCGTCGTCATCTCCATGCTGTTGAGAACCTCTGCGTCCGATGAGAACACCACCGTCGTTTTCGGATCAACCTCGGGCACGGAAGAAGTTGTGATGGTGTTCACCTTTTGGGTCGTCTCCAACTTGGCCGTACTCGCGGCGACGTTCGTGGCTCCTTCGGTCTCCGTGCGCATGCTCGTGGTTTCAACGTGGCTCTTGGTCTGCGCCAGCTTGAGTTTGTTCTTGAGCTTCTTGCCGTGTTCTTCCGGAGTGGTGTAAGTCTCGATGCTACCCGAGGTGAGCACCTGTTCCGGCTCGTTGCTGTTCTTGCTGTAGAGCAAGACAGGAGGTAGATTCTTGCAGATGTACTTGCTCACGGTCGTCTGCACGGAGTTCTCGTGTCGCGGCGGAGGGGTCGTCGCGTCGAAGCTGTTCAACTTGGAGCCCAGAATCGTCTTCTTGACTTTCTTCGAGGTTTTCTCGGCGAAGATCTCGTGCGACTCTTCTTTCAGGTGGGACGGCGTGGAAAGGATGGGGGTTTTGCTTTCGACCTCCTGGACGGAAGGGAGAGGGTTCCAGGGTGCAAGCTTCAGCTCTTTCGGTGGGAGGGTTGCCGAAATGTGAGCTAAAATCGCCGCTTTGCGCCGCTCGATCTCGTCGGGGTGTGGGCCCTTCGTCGTGGACGGTTTTGGCGTTGCTGCCCTTGAAGTTGTGTTGGCGGCCTCTTGTGTGGTGTTGTTGGCGTTTTTGATGGGTGCTTTTAGGTTCCGCTGATCTTCGATGCTCTCCTCCGAGGCGATGCTGCTCCGTTGGTCATCTCCTGTGGGCCAATACGAGCCCCCTTTAAGGACGGTGAAGGACTCTGTCACTTTTTGTACTGAGTTGGAGTTGGGCGAGTCCATCTCGACGGACTTGTTTTCCATCTTGAGTTGATCTTCGCTCAAGTCGAGACTCGGGGAGACTTCTTGAGCGCGGAGTTTGATTGGTTCCTCGGCGATGGACATCTCTTGCGGCGCCTCCGAGCTTTCGTGGCCGTCCTCCGTTGAGTCCAAGGAGCCGGAGAAGTCTATCGCTTTCGTTCGCGTCGCCTCACTTGGCTTCTCGCTCTTGGTGGTTTCTGAAAGAAGAGAGGAGATTTAAATCATAAACACAAAGTAAATCACACAAACATATTTTACATCTTTATGTAGTTTAAGCTAGGCATGAAGATGGGATAGGCTTTCGACGTATGGAGGTATTTTATGAAAATGAGCTTTGCATAATCTCATGGGTaaagtcagggccggatttacttacttgccgcccatgggccgcctgtattctgccgcccccttctcattcgttttaaaacatcaataaaaaccatcaagtgaacgtgccgaaggGGGAGAGgtggaggggtgcataagacgcgtttactcgtgtttgaTACAGTTTTTGCTAAAGcccgtcaacactactagcaaaagttcacagaacttggcgcgaaagttaagttccgtaaacctatctctgtgtggacaagccCTTCCATGTATATGAAAGGAACgacaaaattatg is part of the Bemisia tabaci chromosome 1, PGI_BMITA_v3 genome and encodes:
- the LOC109041161 gene encoding uncharacterized protein isoform X1 encodes the protein METRSLYMCFLFSALTSVYAIAARSSGSITALMLSRAVQRPNSKLTKVVQTPRSNSIASGNVEYSYVSNNQVNISNVWTLPEEGYPVFYRYFRDRVTWFEADAVCQFHHAQLVTVDSNIQFDAVRAFLKELDVSNNVWIGLRQAKPYGEFVWTDFKPLTNQEHWHEPITQSESTVCVASDPAADFRWHGFNCGGPEVASFICEIQVPDWAQRDGCLPTALPSLTVTYLPEQSAVELISDCGLDGSRRVICQGHRSREAVMKELSCESVTESPIDENAITAESEQTRHRRDTVQPSEATTVLAATILSVSTLSPSTKAATPKPTTRAGVTVKATELAQTNAKSPTAAAATVMTTTTATTTTTASATTAATLAHQKSVTMSATSGAPTVNRETTKSEKPSEATRTKAIDFSGSLDSTEDGHESSEAPQEMSIAEEPIKLRAQEVSPSLDLSEDQLKMENKSVEMDSPNSNSVQKVTESFTVLKGGSYWPTGDDQRSSIASEESIEDQRNLKAPIKNANNTTQEAANTTSRAATPKPSTTKGPHPDEIERRKAAILAHISATLPPKELKLAPWNPLPSVQEVESKTPILSTPSHLKEESHEIFAEKTSKKVKKTILGSKLNSFDATTPPPRHENSVQTTVSKYICKNLPPVLLYSKNSNEPEQVLTSGSIETYTTPEEHGKKLKNKLKLAQTKSHVETTSMRTETEGATNVAASTAKLETTQKVNTITTSSVPEVDPKTTVVFSSDAEVLNSMEMTTKLVVKDQLKLEATSTEPSMAAPTTERHHRGFLESTDDVPERPNRGRLLIHPQHHSFYPYFLNRVLG
- the LOC109041161 gene encoding uncharacterized protein isoform X2, with protein sequence METRSLYMCFLFSALTSVYAIALTKVVQTPRSNSIASGNVEYSYVSNNQVNISNVWTLPEEGYPVFYRYFRDRVTWFEADAVCQFHHAQLVTVDSNIQFDAVRAFLKELDVSNNVWIGLRQAKPYGEFVWTDFKPLTNQEHWHEPITQSESTVCVASDPAADFRWHGFNCGGPEVASFICEIQVPDWAQRDGCLPTALPSLTVTYLPEQSAVELISDCGLDGSRRVICQGHRSREAVMKELSCESVTESPIDENAITAESEQTRHRRDTVQPSEATTVLAATILSVSTLSPSTKAATPKPTTRAGVTVKATELAQTNAKSPTAAAATVMTTTTATTTTTASATTAATLAHQKSVTMSATSGAPTVNRETTKSEKPSEATRTKAIDFSGSLDSTEDGHESSEAPQEMSIAEEPIKLRAQEVSPSLDLSEDQLKMENKSVEMDSPNSNSVQKVTESFTVLKGGSYWPTGDDQRSSIASEESIEDQRNLKAPIKNANNTTQEAANTTSRAATPKPSTTKGPHPDEIERRKAAILAHISATLPPKELKLAPWNPLPSVQEVESKTPILSTPSHLKEESHEIFAEKTSKKVKKTILGSKLNSFDATTPPPRHENSVQTTVSKYICKNLPPVLLYSKNSNEPEQVLTSGSIETYTTPEEHGKKLKNKLKLAQTKSHVETTSMRTETEGATNVAASTAKLETTQKVNTITTSSVPEVDPKTTVVFSSDAEVLNSMEMTTKLVVKDQLKLEATSTEPSMAAPTTERHHRGFLESTDDVPERPNRGRLLIHPQHHSFYPYFLNRVLG